A window of the Nocardia sp. NBC_01329 genome harbors these coding sequences:
- a CDS encoding sensor histidine kinase: protein MAVRRHLPESLVRALRSGRNVTRGRMGIRARLLSIVLITSVTLVVVGVGAAGYLVKASLSATVWAELISSTTTPVISMVQSFEEERRLSLLYLAGDPDAANRLVDARKRSDTALAAVIAKGEAAQRLDPDGSAAELETFRPLYNRVPGVRTAIDARVMPHDEAFGFFSTVVGTIFKASMVAARVAPDAGLGIALGYGVEPLRAAEALSQADTLGAVALTRGELTHQQLFEFTRYTGEVRSQVAYSATVLTGPRLAQLQTITDSPDWHQVIAMQDAVVLRGPVIAAETDGTGEYGDEYEQSAEPETAPLPMTAPAWQEASVRVSSALLSLWESQSRDAHAIARAEGTDTAGLSFVGGIVVLIVTAVALLAALIGANRFIARMRRLRDDTLELADHRLPDLMQRLDNGAEIDTAAEVAHLDFGTDELGEVADAFNRAQVAAVSAAVAEAQTRAGFRTVFLNIAHRNQLAVHRQLALLDKAERQEENADQLELLFELDHLATRARRHAENLIVLGGEQPGRRWRKPVPLWDLIRGAAAESQDYTRIHTGQIPNLSITGLATADLIHLLAELMENATAFSPPSAHVEVSAAVVGRGVAVEVSDRGLGMSAEEITERNELLAQPPDFGVAALTGETRLGLFVVATLAARHGVSVRLTESVYGGIKAVVLIPAALIESANSPEPPAAPAYAAVASPAPHEAAAPAIEGGAAQAQSTPGSTQQVTTAPSPGKGTRPALPRRQRQQADPQPGETPVAEETPRTRTPEQARNLMAAIEGGTRSGRHPRPEPGTADRNRQEGDDDNSSAH, encoded by the coding sequence GTGGCTGTTCGGCGCCATCTGCCCGAATCACTGGTACGGGCACTGCGGTCCGGCAGAAACGTGACACGCGGCCGCATGGGAATCCGGGCCCGGCTGCTCTCGATCGTGCTGATCACCAGCGTCACCCTGGTGGTCGTCGGGGTGGGTGCCGCCGGGTATCTGGTCAAGGCCAGTCTTTCCGCCACCGTGTGGGCCGAGCTGATCAGCAGCACCACTACTCCGGTGATCTCGATGGTGCAGTCCTTCGAAGAGGAGCGGCGGCTGTCGCTGCTGTATCTGGCGGGTGATCCGGATGCGGCGAACCGCCTGGTGGACGCGCGGAAACGTTCCGATACCGCCCTGGCCGCCGTGATCGCCAAGGGTGAGGCGGCTCAGCGTCTCGACCCCGACGGATCGGCGGCCGAGCTGGAAACCTTCCGGCCGCTCTACAACCGGGTCCCCGGCGTCCGCACCGCGATCGACGCCCGCGTCATGCCCCACGACGAAGCATTCGGTTTCTTCAGCACTGTCGTCGGGACCATCTTCAAAGCGTCGATGGTGGCGGCCCGGGTGGCACCCGACGCCGGACTCGGTATCGCCCTCGGTTACGGCGTCGAGCCCCTGCGGGCCGCCGAGGCATTGTCGCAGGCCGACACTCTCGGCGCCGTCGCCCTGACTCGGGGCGAGCTGACCCATCAGCAGCTCTTCGAATTCACCCGCTACACCGGCGAAGTCCGGTCGCAGGTGGCCTATTCGGCCACTGTGCTCACCGGGCCGCGGCTGGCCCAGTTACAGACCATCACGGATTCACCGGACTGGCACCAGGTGATCGCCATGCAGGACGCGGTCGTCCTGCGCGGTCCGGTGATCGCCGCCGAGACCGACGGCACCGGCGAGTACGGCGACGAGTACGAACAATCCGCGGAACCCGAGACGGCGCCGTTGCCGATGACCGCGCCCGCCTGGCAGGAAGCCTCCGTCCGGGTCAGTTCGGCGCTGCTGAGTCTGTGGGAGAGCCAGAGCCGCGATGCCCATGCCATCGCGCGCGCGGAGGGCACCGATACCGCCGGGCTGTCGTTTGTCGGTGGAATCGTGGTGCTGATCGTCACGGCGGTGGCGCTGCTGGCCGCCCTCATCGGCGCGAACCGGTTCATCGCCCGCATGCGTCGCCTCCGCGACGACACCCTGGAACTCGCGGATCACCGCCTGCCCGACCTCATGCAGCGCCTCGACAACGGCGCGGAGATCGATACCGCCGCCGAGGTGGCCCACCTGGACTTCGGCACCGACGAACTCGGCGAAGTCGCCGACGCGTTCAACCGCGCTCAGGTCGCCGCCGTCTCCGCGGCGGTGGCCGAAGCCCAGACCAGGGCCGGTTTCCGGACCGTCTTCCTCAATATCGCCCACCGCAACCAGCTCGCCGTGCACCGCCAGCTCGCCCTGCTGGACAAGGCCGAACGGCAGGAGGAGAACGCCGACCAGCTCGAACTCCTCTTCGAACTCGATCATCTGGCCACCCGCGCCCGGCGCCACGCCGAGAACCTCATCGTCCTCGGCGGCGAACAGCCGGGCCGCCGCTGGCGCAAACCGGTGCCGCTGTGGGATCTCATCCGGGGCGCGGCAGCGGAAAGTCAGGACTACACCCGGATCCACACCGGTCAGATCCCGAACCTGAGCATTACCGGCCTGGCCACCGCCGACCTGATCCATCTGCTCGCCGAGCTGATGGAGAACGCCACAGCGTTCTCGCCCCCGTCGGCCCATGTCGAGGTTTCGGCCGCCGTCGTCGGCCGTGGGGTGGCGGTCGAGGTCTCCGACCGCGGTCTGGGGATGTCGGCCGAAGAGATCACCGAACGCAACGAACTGCTGGCCCAGCCACCCGATTTCGGGGTGGCCGCCCTCACCGGGGAGACCCGGCTGGGCCTGTTCGTGGTGGCCACTCTGGCCGCCCGCCACGGTGTTTCGGTGCGGTTGACGGAATCGGTCTACGGCGGGATCAAGGCGGTCGTACTGATCCCCGCCGCGCTCATCGAATCCGCGAACTCCCCAGAACCGCCCGCCGCGCCCGCGTATGCCGCGGTGGCGAGTCCCGCACCGCACGAGGCCGCCGCTCCGGCGATCGAAGGCGGCGCCGCACAGGCACAGTCCACGCCCGGATCCACCCAGCAGGTCACCACCGCACCGTCACCCGGGAAAGGCACCCGTCCCGCGCTACCGCGCCGTCAGCGGCAGCAGGCCGATCCCCAGCCCGGGGAAACTCCGGTCGCCGAGGAAACCCCTCGTACGCGCACACCGGAACAGGCTCGCAATCTGATGGCCGCCATCGAAGGCGGCACCCGATCCGGACGCCACCCGCGTCCCGAACCGGGCA